A single window of Arvicola amphibius chromosome 15, mArvAmp1.2, whole genome shotgun sequence DNA harbors:
- the Adcy7 gene encoding adenylate cyclase type 7 isoform X3, translated as MVSTVSHLLVFGAVTGTSKTSMSGAQLGLQLLANAIILLGGNFTGAFHKHQLQDASRDLFIYTVKCIQIRRKLRVEKRQQENLLLSVLPAHISMGMKLAIIERLKEGGDRRHMPDNNFHSLYVKRHQNVSILYADIVGFTRLASDCSPKELVVVLNELFGKFDQIAKANECMRIKILGDCYYCVSGLPVSLPTHARNCVKMGLDICEAIKQVREATGVDISMRVGIHSGNVLCGVIGLRKWQYDVWSHDVSLANRMEAAGVPGRVHITEATLNHLDKAYEVEDGNGQQRDPYLKEMNIRTYLVIDPRSQQPPPPSHHLPKPKGDATLKMRASVRVTRYLESWGAARPFAHLNHRESVSSSETPISNGRRSKASSLRRHRALARSASPKGRLDDDCDDEMLSAIEGLSSTRPCCSKSDDFHTFGPIFLEKDFEREYRLVPIPRARYDFACASLVFVCILLVHLLVMPRMATLGVSFGLVACLLGLVLGLCFATEFSRCLPARGTLQAISESVETQPLLRLSLVVLTVGSLLTVAVINMPLMLNPGPERPGSNETSQLAARTRVGTLCELLPYYTCSCILGFISCSVFLRISLEVKAMLLTVALVAYLLLFNLSPCWHVPGNSTETNSTHRTPPLLPAAQSMHNYTLALGAQVTAPFPSRCLERDLKTMINFYLVLFYATLILLSRQIDYYCRLDCLWKKKFKKEHEEFETMENVNRLLLENVLPAHVAAHFIGDKAAEDWYHQSYDCVCVMFASVPDFKVFYTECDVNKEGLECLRLLNEIIADFDELLLKPKFSGVEKIKTIGSTYMAAAGLSVPSGHENQDLERKHVHIGVLVEFSMALMSKLDGINRHSFNSFRLRVGINHGPVIAGVIGARKPQYDIWGNTVNVASRMESTGELGKIQVTEETCTILQGLGYSCECRGLINVKGKGELRTYFVCTDTAKFQGLGLN; from the exons GAGAACCTGCTGCTTTCGGTGCTGCCAGCTCATATATCCATGGGCATGAAGCTGGCCATCATTGAGCGCCTCAAAGAGGGTGGTGACCGCCGCCACATGCCTGACAACAACTTCCACAGCCTCTATGTCAAGCGGCACCAGAATGTCAG CATCCTGTATGCAGACATCGTGGGCTTCACGCGGCTGGCCAGTGACTGCTCCCCCAAGGAGCTGGTGGTGGTGCTTAACGAGCTGTTCGGGAAATTCGACCAGATTGCCAAG GCTAACGAGTGCATGCGGATCAAGATCCTGGGTGACTGCTACTACTGCGTATCGGGCCTGCCTGTGTCGTTGCCCACCCACGCCCGCAACTGCGTGAAGATGGGTCTGGACATATGTGAGGCCATTAA GCAGGTGCGTGAGGCCACAGGCGTGGACATCAGCATGCGGGTGGGTATCCACTCCGGCAATGTGCTGTGTGGGGTCATCGGGCTTCGCAAGTGGCAGTATGACGTGTGGTCCCATGACGTGTCCCTGGCCAACAGGATGGAGGCGGCCGGAGTCCCTGG CCGGGTGCACATCACAGAGGCGACACTGAACCACCTGGACAAGGCGTATGAGGTGGAGGATGGGAACGGGCAGCAGCGCGACCCCTATCTGAAAGAGATGAACATCCGAACCTACCTGGTGATAGACCCTCGG AGCCAGcagccacccccacccagccATCACCTCCCCAAGCCCAAGGGGGATGCGACCCTGAAGATGCGGGCTTCAGTGCGTGTAACCCGCTATCTTGAGTCCTGGGGTGCAGCGCGGCCCTTTGCACACCTCAACCACCGGGAGAGTGTGAGCAGCAGCGAGACCCCCATTTCCAATGGACGGAGGTCAAAG GCCTCTTCACTGCGCCGACACCGTGCCCTTGCCAG GAGCGCCTCCCCCAAGGGGCGCTTGGATGACGACTGTGATGACGAGATGCTCTCGGCCATTGAGGGGCTCAGCTCCACCAG GCCCTGCTGCTCCAAGTCTGATGACTTCCACACCTTTGGTCCCATCTTCCTCGAGAAGGACTTTGAGCGGGAG TACCGCCTGGTGCCCATCCCCCGTGCTCGCTACGACTTCGCCTGTGCCAGCCTTGTCTTCGTCTGCATCCTGCTTGTCCATCTTCTCGTGATGCCCAG GATGGCCACTCTGGGCGTGTCCTTTGGACTTGTGGCCTGCCTGCTGGGGCTGGTGCTAGGTCTCTGCTTCGCTACTGAGTTCTCG AGGTGCCTTCCAGCCCGAGGTACACTCCAGGCCATCTCGGAGAGTGTGGAGACGCAGCCCCTGCTCAGGCTGTCCCTGGTTGTGCTGACTGTTGGCAGTCTACTGACTGTTGCTGTCATCAACATG CCACTGATGCTTAACCCAGGCCCAGAGCGGCCTGGAAGCAACGAGACAAGTCAGCTGGCTGCAAGAACTAGAGTTGGGACCCTTTGTGAGCTCCTCCCG TACTACACCTGCAGCTGCATCCTGGGCTTCATTTCATGCTCCGTCTTCCTGCGGATAAGCCTGGAAGTGAAGGCCATGCTGCTGACAGTGGCCTTGGTGGCTTACCTGCTGCTCTTCAACCTCTCCCCGTGCTGGCACGTCCCAGGCAACAGCACCGAAACCAACAGTACACATAG GACACCTCCACTCCTGCCTGCTGCACAAAGCATGCACAACTACACCCTTGCTCTGGGGGCTCAGGTGACTGCCCCCTTCCCCAGCAGATGCTTAGAGAGAGACCTGAAGACCATGATCAACTTCTACCTGGTCCTGTTCTATGCCACCCTCATCTTGCTGTCTAGACAG ATTGACTATTACTGCCGCTTGGACTGTCTGTGGAAGAAGAAATTCAAGAAGGAACATGAGGAGTTTGAAACAATGGAGAATGTGAACCGCCTCCTTCTAGAAAACGTGCTGCCAGCGCATGTGGCTGCCCACTTTATTGGAGACAAGGCAGCTGAG GACTGGTACCATCAGTCTTATGACTGTGTCTGTGTCATGTTTGCATCCGTCCCGGACTTCAAAGTGTTCTACACTGAGTGTGATGTCAACAAAGAAGGGCTGGAGTGCCTGCGCCTGTTGAATGAGATCATTGCTGATTTTGACGAG CTGCTGCTGAAGCCCAAGTTCAGTGGTGTGGAGAAGATCAAGACCATTGGCAGCACCTACATGGCCGCAGCAGGGCTCAGTGTCCCCTCAGGACACGAGAACCAG GACCTAGAGCGGAAGCACGTGCACATCGGTGTCTTGGTGGAATTCAGCATGGCCCTGATGAGCAAGCTGGACGGAATCAACAGGCACTCCTTCAATTCCTTTCGCCTTCGAGTTG GCATAAACCACGGGCCTGTGATTGCTGGAGTGATTGGAGCACGCAAACCTCAGTATGACATCTGGGGAAACACAGTCAATGTTGCCAGCCGAATGGAGAGCACTGGAGAGCTTGGGAAAATTCAG GTTACAGAAGAGACATGCACCATCCTCCAGGGACTAGGATATTCCTGTGAGTGCCGAGGGCTGATCAACGTCAAAGGCAAAGGAGAGCTGCGGACTTACTTTGTGTGTACAGACACTGCCAAGTTTCAAGGCCTGGGGCTGAACTGA